TACATACAACAGAATTTATTGATGTATTCTACCCATGGTTTGATGGGAGACGTAAATAAAATGAGCTTTTTCCGAAAAATTCTCAGATTTCTTAATATGTTAAGAAAAGCGCAAGATACACATATATTATTTTTATTAACAGCAATTGTCTTGATATTAGGAGTACCATTTCTAGTATTAAAGCGTGTTTCCTTAAACCTAAATCAAGAAAAGTCCAAGACATTTTGCTTTGTCTATTACAGTTTATTTATTTTGGCTGCGTCGAGTTATTCAATTATTAGACCAGGGAACGGGTTTACTCATTATTTACTGTTTCTAATCATACCTAGTGGATTTCTCATCGGCGTTTTTTTAGGTGAACTGGCAAAAGTCTTACAGCTGTCGCAATTAACCCTTTCAAACTTAAAGTTCTCTCTTTTAACAGGTGTCATTTTTATTGCAGTTGCTAGTAGTTTTTTACAATTTGCCGTAACAATAACATCAGATAATTTTTACCTCAATAATCGCAGAAGATTTGCTAGAAATTATCTCAGTCCGATTGCAAAAACTATTCTCAAGTATGCTTCTCCTGGTGAATCTATGGCTGTCTGGGGATGGGCCTCAGAGTTATATGTTGACACAAGCCTGGTACAAGCGACAAGGGATAGTGTTTCTGTTTGGCCAATCCTACCAGGTTCACTGCAAGAATATTTTCTGAAAAGATACACAGACGATCTTATTAATTCTAATGCTAAGTTATTTGTTGATGCTGTAGCTCCAAGAAGGTTTTTATTTACCGATAGAAAAACTCATGGACACGAAGTTTTTCCTGAAATTGCTAGGGTTATCAAGGAAAATTATCGGCTAGTTGATGAAGTTCAAGGAGTTCGTATTTATCTTAAAAAATAGTTATATGCTGCCTTTTTCCTGATTTGAGAACTGCGTAAAAGCTCCGAATAAGTTTGTGCATCACGACCCCAACTATCTGCATCTTACAGTATTTTTATACTACCCCACACTTTTCTAGATCGATTGAGTCTGATTGACGATTCGATCATAAAATAGCAACAGATCAAGAGAGTACAGGTCAAATATGCCAAAATTTGTTGTCTGGGGTAGTTATTGTGAAAACGTGGTGGAAAAACGCGCACCCTATCGTCAAGCGCATCTAGAGGGATTAAATCCACAGAAAGAACGGGGAATTCTCATTACTATCGGACCAACGGCAGATTTAAGCCAAGTTTTCGCAATTTATCAGGCAGCCAGCGAGTCAGAAGTGGGAGAATTATACCGTTTTTCTTTATTCGTGGCAGGCATTCTACTACCCTCTCCCACCCCCCTCACAAGTGTAGGTTTTTTACAAAAGGGTGTAAATCAAGACAAGGAAGACAAGGTGGGAAAGTGGACAAGGAAGTTTTTTGATACCACAAAAATCAGACTAGGAAGTATTAAGAGCAAGAGCATATCTTGTCGGGTACTGTTGTGAAAATAAACCAGTTAAAGCAGAAGTGTTGAACGTTGAGAAAAGTCAGAAAAAAAATGCTATTATAGATAGAATCTAGACAACTTATTCCCCTCACAATAGGGAGTTTGCCCTGATGACGAATTTTTCAAAACTCATAAAAGAGCTTCTCAAACCACTGCCTAAAAATGACTACCCCGCTTTAGATACTTTTACATTTTTGTCCTGTTGGATTGGTTTTGCTTTAGATAAAAGCATCGTCAGTATGAGGGACTTATGCAGTAGAATGGTACTTCAAGGAATTAATGTAAATTTATCCACATTTTCTAAGGCAAGCAAAATTAGAGAAACAAGTCCATTTGAGAAAGTCATTGTCGAATTAAATAAGCGTTTAGTTGCCAAAAAAGGAATAGAGAATGCGCGAGCTTTATTTCCTATTGACTCAACAATAATTAGCTTAACCAGTAAATTACTATGGTCCCAGGGATGGCATCAAGTAAAACTATTCTCTGGTCTTAATAGTATCACAACAGAGGTGGTCGGAATACTCATCCATTTTGGTCAAGGTCATGACTCAAAAGAAGGAGGAAAAACGATAGAAGCAATTCCTGTAAATGGAGTTGGAGCAATGGATAGAGGATTTGCGTCTAATCAAAGAATCACCGAATTATTAGAGAGTAGTGACAAGCATTTTGTCTTGAGAGTGAAAAATAATATTAGCCTAGAGATGCTCGAAAATGGCAAGTGTAAACTCGGAAAAGATAAAAGACAAATAGAAGTAAGAGTAGTCGCTTTTTGCGACCTAGAAAGTCAAACAGAATTTCGGCTGGCGACAGATTTACCTCTAGAAGGAGAAGGAGCAGTTAGTAATGAAGAAGTTGCCGAAATTTACATCCAAAGATGGCAAATAGAACTGCTGTGGAAATTTTTAAAAATGCATCTAAAGTTGGATAATCTAATCACTAAAAACGAGAACGGAATCCGCCTACAGATCTATAGTTGCATTATCGCTTATCTGATTCTACAGCTAATAGATATTGAAGAAGGATTTGGGAAAAGCTTATTAGACAAACTGCGCTATTTACAGAGTTTCATGTGTCAACATATTAGCTATGTACACTGGTTCCGGAGGATTGTCTATTCAATTTAAAATTTGATGTTATAGGGGTATTATGCTTGTCAATGTAAAGTTTTATTACAGGATTCAACGTTTCTGCAGTTAAAGAAATAGCCTTGCCGTTAAGTAAGTCGGCTATAATTTTGATTAAACCTTGAAGAAAACAGGAAATCTGACGAACTGTTTTTCGGCGAATATGTGGTTTTTTCGCAATAGGATTTGTCGGAAGTTGCTCGTCATTAAGATCAGGGGGATGTTGCTCATGCTCAGTGCCAACTGTTAGAGTCCAGAGCGTAGCTACGGCCATAGCTAACCATAGTCTTTCGGCTCTAGAAGGCTCTCGTCAACGAGTTTTCTGCCATTGCCAACCATCACTTTTAATGTCTCGATAACTACACTCAATCCAAGAACGTAAAGAATACCATAAGGCCTCACCTTGTTGTGGTAGTAAATCTGTAACAATTAACCAAGGTTCTTTATAACCATTATCCCAACGAGCTAATCAAGTACAATTCAAGGGATTAGTTTTAAAACCGGTAACTATTCCTGACCAACTCATTCCTGTATTTGGTACTACTGTTTCTAAAAATCGCCATTCTTTCTCACCTCTAATTTGATAAGTTCCTTGATGATTAATTCGTAAAAAAGGAGGTCAATTCAAGGCACAAATTGCCTCAAATAACCAATCAGCCTAGAGTCCTCTGTCTGCTGATACAACTACTAGCCAATCAGGAGGAACCACATTTTTCAAAGATTGAAATAATTCTTGCCAATGAGGTTTCCCTGCTCCTTTTTCTGTTCCTTTGACAATTTTCCCAGCTACAGGAATACCACATCCTTGATCAAGAACGTGAACAGAAAGAACAGTAAAATTTTGGCCAATATTAGTAGTATCTATGGCTAGAGGTAGCCATTTTTCTTCACTATTCCACCGACTCAAAATCCATTTAAGTAGGGAGGCAAAGCATTCATTTACCTCTAATTGATTTCTTTTTTTTCCAGTTTTTGCCTCTGCTTGGAGATACCATTCCCTTAGTCTTTGTTTCACTGTATTTGTCTTTTCTTGATTGAGTCTGCCGATAAATTCTGATACCCTAGTTAGACTACTTGAGCTTGTCATCACCATCCCAAAACTCCAAGTAGCTAACCCTGCTACTTCGGGTAAAGATAGATGAGGAAAATGATCACTGACAATTTTTGCCCACTCTTTGAGATGTTTATTCTTCAGCATTGTTCAACCAACTAACCAATTTTCTGGCTGACCAATCATTTTGACTAATCCACTTAAAACTTGACTATATGTACTGGATAATTCTCTTCCCTTTTCTGCTGGCCAATAATTACATTTCATCGCCAAATTTAACCCTACCTGTGTCTCAGCCGCTTCGGCTTCACAGTCATTTAATTTGGCGACAAAGGAGGCTTTATACCGTCTTTTTCTCCATGCCTCCGCTAAATTAGCACAAACCGAGCGAGAAGAGCGACGTATTTGGTCTGTAAGAGAGTATCTTTCTACATCAGGAAACTTTTTTGATAACTCAAAAATAGTCATAGCCGCCTGAAATACTTTTTGGTAGATAATCAAATCTTCATGGGTTTGGATTGTTCTGCGTTCTTCCTCCTTGTCCACTTTCCCTCCTTGTCTACCTTGTCTCACCCCATTATACATCTAATTGTAAAAAACCTACACTTGTAAGCTCCCACCCCCCCTTGCCTGACAGGTGTCGGGGGGGGGTGGGGGTGAGGGTAATTAACCATCTCTGCCATTACTTTAGAAAAATGGTATTAGACGATGAGGGTTCAGTTGTCATTATTCTCAGTTGTAAACATCGAAAAAATGCTTACAGCGGACTATAATATAAGTCCATCTCCTCTAGATTGATCCCTAAAGAGTGAAAAAATGGTAAATAACCAAATTGATTTACGGTGGTGGCTACTGAGTAACTCGGCCAGTATTCAATCTTTGTCAATTATTTACAGAATATCGGTAATAGTCACTTTTATTATCTTCATTTTTTTAGCTTTTTCTCCTCTCATATTCCTGAGAACTCCCACGAGTAAGCTCCAGAAATTTTTATTGTCAAATATAATATTTATTACATCTTTAGTGACTTTTATTTTAGCAGCACGCTGGCCAGGTTTCTTGCCACCAATGCTAATCAACCCAGATGAGGCATTATTTATCGCAGGTGCAATCAAACTGTTGAAAGACCCAGTTTTCTGGCGTGCAGTAGATGCAGGTTCATCTGGACCGCTCAATGTCTATCCTCTGACTCTGCCAGCTTTTTTCGGGTTCAGAATTGAATATGCTAGTAGTCGTGTGATCGGCTTAATCATGATCATTGCTGCTATTGTTTGTCTTTATTATGCTTTATCCACTCTCTACGATAAGAGCCTTTCTCGTCTAGCAATAGTTCCCGTTGTCACCACTGTCGCCTTAATGACATTTTTTGACTATGTGCATTATACAAGTGAACATTTTTCAATTGCAATATTAAGTGTGGCTTTGTTAATCGTTTGTAAATATTATACTGGTAATTCATCTAATCCTAATCCCCTGATATTTGCCTTGGGTTTTATCCTAGGACTTACTCCCTTTGCCAAAATGCAGTCAGTTCCTATAGCTTTCTCAATTGCTTGTATATTTTTGCACATACTCTGGCTAAAAAGCATCGCAAGAGGTCAATTTATCAGGAGTCTTGCTGCTTTCTTTCTTGGGGGAATGTTGTTCTCGGCTATGGTCGTACTATATCTAACAATTTTCTCAATATATGATGCTTTTTGGAAATCTTATATACAACAGAATTTATTGATTTATGCTACCCATGGTTTGGGAGGAAATCTAACGCAAGTAAGCTTTTTAGCAAAAATTAACATATTTATTAATATGTTAATAAATGTGAAAGATACACAGATATTATTTTTATTGACAGCAATTGCCTTGATAGTAGGAATACCATTTTTAATAATAAAGCGTTTTTCTTTAAGCCCACATCAAGATAATTCTAACACATTTTGTTTTGTCTATTACAGTTTATTTATTTTGGCTGCGTCGAGTTATTCAATTATTAAACCAGGGAACGGGTTTCCTCATTATTTACTGTTTCTAATTATACCTAGTGGATTTCTCCTCGGCGTTTTTATAGGTGAACTAGCAAAAGTTTTACAAGGGGCAAAATTAAATCGTTCAAACTTAAAGTTGTCTCTTTTGACAGGTGTAGTTTTCATTACAGTTGCTAGTAGTTTTTTACAATTTACTATAACAATAATATCAGATAATTTTCACCTCGATAATCGCAGAAGATTTGCTAAAAATTATCTCAGTCCGATTGCTAAAACTATACTAAAGTATGCTTCTCCTGGTGAATCTATGGCTGTTTGGGGGTTGGAACCAGAGTTATATGTTGACACGGGCGTGGTACAAGCGACAAGAGATAGTGTTCCTCTTTGGCAAATCCTACCAGGTTCACTGCAAGAATATTTTCTGAAAAGATATGCAGACGATCTGATTAATTCTAATGCTAGGTTATTTGTTGATGCTGTAGCTCCACGAATGACTGGAATTAAAGATAGAAAAACTCATGGACACGAAGTTTTTCCTGAAATTGCTAGGGTTATCAAGGAAAATTATCGGCTAGTTGATGAAGTTCAAGGAGTTCGTATTTATCTTAAAAAATAATTATATGCTGCCTTTTTCCTGATTTGAGAACTGCGTAAAAGCTCCGAATAAGTTTGTGCATCACGACCCCAACTATCTGCATCTTACAGTATTTTTATACTACCCACCACTTTTCCATAGCGATTTAGTCTGATTGACGATTCGATCGTAAAATAGCAACAGATCAAGAGAGTACAGGTCAAATATGCCGAAATTTGTTGTCTGGGGTAGTTATTGTGAAAATGTGCTGGAAAAACGCGCACCCTATCGTCAAGCGCATCTAGAGGGATTAAATCAACAGAAAGAACGGGGAATTCTCGTTACTATCGGACCAACGGCAGATTTAAGCCAAGTTTTCGCAATTTATCAGGCAGCCAGCGAGTCAGAAGTGCGAGAATTAATCGAAGCGGAT
This Microcystis wesenbergii NRERC-220 DNA region includes the following protein-coding sequences:
- a CDS encoding IS4 family transposase, with amino-acid sequence MMTNFSKLIKELLKPLPKNDYPALDTFTFLSCWIGFALDKSIVSMRDLCSRMVLQGINVNLSTFSKASKIRETSPFEKVIVELNKRLVAKKGIENARALFPIDSTIISLTSKLLWSQGWHQVKLFSGLNSITTEVVGILIHFGQGHDSKEGGKTIEAIPVNGVGAMDRGFASNQRITELLESSDKHFVLRVKNNISLEMLENGKCKLGKDKRQIEVRVVAFCDLESQTEFRLATDLPLEGEGAVSNEEVAEIYIQRWQIELLWKFLKMHLKLDNLITKNENGIRLQIYSCIIAYLILQLIDIEEGFGKSLLDKLRYLQSFMCQHISYVHWFRRIVYSI
- a CDS encoding four helix bundle protein, translated to MRQGRQGGKVDKEEERRTIQTHEDLIIYQKVFQAAMTIFELSKKFPDVERYSLTDQIRRSSRSVCANLAEAWRKRRYKASFVAKLNDCEAEAAETQVGLNLAMKCNYWPAEKGRELSSTYSQVLSGLVKMIGQPENWLVG
- a CDS encoding YciI family protein, with translation MPKFVVWGSYCENVLEKRAPYRQAHLEGLNQQKERGILVTIGPTADLSQVFAIYQAASESEVRELIEADTYWQNGIWTEYQVKEWIQAI